In a genomic window of Deltaproteobacteria bacterium:
- a CDS encoding formate/nitrite transporter family protein, translating into MAERMLIIDDEEIVLESCRRIFSDEGFQVVCTTSPQEGLRLVSDSSFDVILCDWKMPGFDGMDVVEELDRRSPDSVVVMISGYPTVGRATEAMKRGAMDYVAKPFTPEEIVEAVKKAVKRKVTEEKKAIGRFERIIKSVEFPVPSIEDKAPKTIAETVASTVGVGKVTSPWLTVFVLGILAGTYIGFGGLLSTTVTFDLAAKVGIGFKKFLAGSAFSLGLMLVVIAGSELFTGNNLMVSSVMAREITLSTMSKRWALVYVANFIGSIVLALVFYFSGLWKTGNGALGAAAVGIAFTKVNLGFIEALVRGIGCNWLVCLAVWMALAARQTIGKIFAIYFPIMAFVAIGFEHCIANMYFIPTGIFLNHWAGVAGPAAFDPGSLSWISFLWKNLLPVTIGNIIGGGVFVGMSYWGAYLRPSKSISG; encoded by the coding sequence ATGGCTGAGAGAATGCTTATCATCGACGACGAAGAGATAGTGCTGGAGTCATGCCGCAGGATATTTTCGGACGAGGGTTTTCAGGTTGTTTGTACCACGAGTCCTCAGGAAGGCCTCAGGCTCGTCTCAGATTCATCTTTTGATGTAATTCTGTGCGACTGGAAGATGCCGGGTTTCGATGGAATGGATGTCGTAGAGGAACTCGACCGACGTTCACCTGATTCCGTTGTGGTTATGATCAGCGGCTACCCGACTGTTGGCCGGGCGACCGAGGCCATGAAGCGAGGGGCAATGGATTACGTCGCCAAACCGTTTACCCCAGAGGAGATAGTCGAGGCCGTCAAGAAGGCGGTGAAACGCAAAGTAACAGAAGAGAAAAAGGCAATAGGGCGATTCGAGAGGATCATAAAGTCCGTGGAATTTCCTGTGCCATCTATAGAAGACAAGGCGCCGAAGACAATCGCAGAGACTGTCGCGTCAACCGTGGGCGTAGGCAAGGTGACCTCACCGTGGCTCACCGTTTTTGTACTGGGTATTTTGGCCGGAACATACATCGGTTTTGGAGGTCTCCTTTCAACAACCGTGACCTTTGACCTAGCTGCTAAGGTAGGCATTGGTTTTAAGAAGTTCTTGGCGGGGTCAGCTTTTAGCCTCGGTCTGATGCTTGTTGTCATAGCAGGGTCGGAGTTATTCACCGGCAACAACCTGATGGTATCAAGTGTCATGGCAAGAGAAATAACTCTCAGCACAATGTCAAAGAGATGGGCGCTCGTTTATGTTGCCAACTTTATTGGATCGATTGTCCTGGCGCTGGTTTTTTATTTCTCAGGGCTATGGAAGACTGGCAACGGAGCGCTAGGTGCCGCTGCCGTTGGTATAGCCTTTACAAAGGTCAACCTCGGCTTCATCGAAGCGCTTGTTCGCGGGATCGGCTGCAACTGGCTTGTATGTTTGGCCGTCTGGATGGCCCTCGCTGCTCGCCAGACCATCGGCAAAATATTCGCCATCTACTTCCCCATCATGGCATTCGTTGCCATTGGCTTTGAGCACTGTATTGCCAATATGTACTTCATTCCAACCGGAATATTCTTGAACCATTGGGCGGGAGTTGCTGGTCCGGCCGCTTTTGACCCAGGTTCCCTTAGCTGGATCAGTTTTTTGTGGAAGAATCTGCTGCCCGTAACTATAGGCAACATAATTGGTGGCGGGGTATTTGTGGGAATGAGTTATTGGGGTGCCTATCTCAGACCGTCTAAATCTATAAGCGGCTGA